From a region of the Tursiops truncatus isolate mTurTru1 chromosome 13, mTurTru1.mat.Y, whole genome shotgun sequence genome:
- the ZNF397 gene encoding zinc finger protein 397 has translation MESRAVSTPVPQNSQEQELILVKVEESLSWGQKLKQNGSTRSCQELFRQQFRKFCYQETPGPREALGRLQELCCQWLRPELHTKEQILELLVLEQFLSILPEELQIWVQQHSPKSGEEAVTLLEDLEREFDDPGQQVPASPQGPAVPWTDLTCLGASQELTNIELQPLKTQLKPWKPCLSPRSDCENNGSATKKDISGEKSQRLPREPSFGGISEHESSSEWQQGSATGEKLRRSPSQGGSFSQVIFTHKSLGNKDHPEPQRSLILNTNSITYQKVPAEERPYRCDVCGHSFKQHSALTQHQRIHTGEKPYKCSQCGKAFSLRSYLIIHQRIHSGEKAYECSECGKAFNQSSALIRHRKIHTGEKACKCNECGKAFSQSSYLIIHQRIHTGEKPYECNECGKTFSQSSKLIRHQRIHTGERPYECNECGKAFRQSSELITHQRIHSGEKPYECSECGKAFSLSSNLIRHQRIHSGEEPYQCNECGKTFKRSSALVQHQRIHSGDEAYICSECGKAFRHRSVLMRHQRVHTVK, from the exons ATGGAATCCAGAGCAGTTtcaaccccagtacctcagaattcTCAGGAACAAGAGCTAATACTAGTGAAAGTAGAAGAAAGCCTTTCTTGGGGTCAGAAACTTAAGCAGAATGGGAGTACCCGATCCTGCCAGGAATTGTTTCGCCAGCAGTTCAGAAAGTTTTGCTACCAGGAGACACCTGGGCCCCGGGAGGCTCTGGGCCGACTCCAGGAGCTTTGCTGTCAGTGGCTGAGGCCAGAGTTGCATACGAAGGAGCAGATCCTGGAGCTGCTGGTGCTGGAGCAGTTCCTGAGCATCCTGCCTGAGGAGCTGCAGATCTGGGTTCAGCAACACAGTCCAAAAAGTGGCGAGGAAGCTGTGACTCTGTTGGAGGATTTGGAGAGGGAATTTGATGATCCAGGGCAGCAG GTCCCAGCTAGTCCACAGGGACCAGCAGTGCCATGGACAGATTTGACATGTCTTGGAGCATCCCAGGAGTTAACAAACATCGAACTCCAGCCTTTAAAGACACAGCTGAAACCCTGGAAACCTTGCCTTTCCCCCAGAAGCG ATTGTGAGAACAATGGATCAGcaacaaagaaggacatttcagGAGAGAAATCGCAAAGACTTCCCCGGGAGCCTTCATTTGGAGGAATTAGTGAACATGAAAGCAGTTCAGAGTGGCAGCAAGGAAGTGCTACAGGGGAGAAATTAAGAAGATCCCCTTCCCAAGGGGGCAGTTTTAGTCAAGTAATCTTCACACACAAATCTCTAGGAAACAAAGACCATCCTGAGCCCCAGAGAAGCTTGATTCTAAATACAAACTCTATAACGTATCAGAAAGTTCCTGCAGAAGAGAGACCTTACAGGTGTGATGTATGCGGGCACAGCTTCAAACAGCATTCTGCTCTAACACAACATCAGAGAATCCATACTGGAGAAAAGCCGTACAAATGTAGCCagtgtgggaaggcctttagTTTGAGGTCCTATCTTATTattcatcagagaattcatagtGGTGAGAAAGCATATGAATGTagtgaatgtgggaaggccttcaacCAGAGTTCAGCCCTCATTAGACATCGGAAAATCCATACTGGTGAGAAAGCTTgtaaatgtaatgaatgtggcaAAGCATTCAGTCAAAGTTCATATCTCATTATCCATCAAAGAATTCACACTGGTGAGAAACCCTACGAGTGTAATGAGTGTGGGAAAACCTTTAGCCAAAGCTCAAAGCTTATTAGACACCAGCGAATTCATACAGGAGAAAGACCTTATGAATGTAATGAGTGTGGAAAAGCTTTCAGGCAGAGCTCAGAGCTGATAACCCATCAGAGAATACATAGtggggagaaaccctatgaatgtagtgagtgtggaaaagccttcagtCTGAGCTCAAACCTCATCAGACACCAGAGAATTCACAGTGGAGAGGAACCTTATCAGTGTAATGAATGCGGCAAAACCTTCAAAAGGAGCTCAGCCCTTGTTCAACATCAGAGAATCCACTCTGGGGATGAGGCTTACATATGTAGTGaatgtgggaaggctttcaggCACAGATCAGTCCTCATGCGCCATCAGAGAGTCCACACTGTAAAGTGA
- the LOC101333241 gene encoding zinc finger and SCAN domain-containing protein 30, giving the protein MAGKSAALVYHAPKEQEGLIIVKVEEENYVWGQDFGLQGNAYSQEAFRQRFRQFGYSDSAGPREALNRLRELCCQWLRPEVHSKEQILELLVLEQFLSILPEELQTWLRENQPGSGEEAVVMLEELEKELDEPRQQDTAHGQGMIWKEMTSVEALKSLSIQLEPLENQGKNEIQEPQGYCERDGKLVADKLLTAKQEMIECVASAAMISSRRLPGETPSGQVVEEALGGLDNFEKPKGSASGDKMSQLPSQERHFSLTSFNKEISTEESVLECNEGEGSLSLNSNVITQPRIHAGGKLYECFDCGKAFCQSSKLIRHQRTHTGERPYACKECGKAFSLSSDLVRHQRIHSGEKPYECCECRKAFRGSSELIRHRRIHTGEKPYECGECGRAFSRSSALIQHKKIHTGDKGYECIECGKAFGRSSILTEHQRIHTGEKPYECNECGKSFNQSSALTQHQRIHTGEKPYECSECKKTFRHRSGLMQHQRTHTRV; this is encoded by the exons ATGGCAGGAAAGTCGGCAGCCTTGGTCTACCATGCTCCAAAAGAGCAGGAAGGACTCATAATTGTGAAGGTCGAAGAAGAAAATTATGTTTGGGGGCAGGACTTTGGCCTTCAGGGCAATGCCTATAGTCAGGAGGCCTTCCGCCAGCGGTTCAGGCAGTTCGGTTACTCTGACTCCGCGGGGCCCCGGGAGGCTCTGAACCGGCTCCGTGAGCTGTGCTGTCAGTGGCTGAGGCCAGAGGTGCATAGCAAGGAGCAGATCCTGGAGCTGCTGGTGCTGGAGCAGTTCCTGAGCATCCTGCCAGAGGAGCTGCAGACCTGGCTTCGAGAGAACCAACCAGGGAGTGGAGAGGAAGCCGTGGTGATGCTGGAGGAGCTGGAGAAAGAGCTTGACGAACCAAGGCAACAG GACACAGCTCATGGCCAAGGAATGATCTGGAAGGAAATGACATCTGTGGAAGCACTGAAGTCGCTGAGTATCCAGCTCGAGCCCTTGGAGAACCAGGGCAAGAATGAGATTCAGGAGCCCCAGGGTTACTGTGAGAGAG ATGGCAAGCTGGTGGCTGACAAATTGTTGACAGCAAAGCAAGAAATGATTGAATGTGTGGCATCAGCAGCCATGATATCCTCAAGACGACTCCCTGGGGAAACTCCTTCAGGACAGGTAGTTGAAGAAGCTTTGGGAGGTCTGGACAATTTTGAGAAGCCAAAAGGAAGTGCTTCAGGGGACAAAATGAGTCAGCTCCCTTCCCAGGAAAGACATTTTAGCCTGACAAGCTTCAACAAGGAAATCTCCACAGAAGAGAGTGTCCTGGAATGTAATGAAGGTGAAGGAAGTCTCAGTCTGAACTCAAATGTTATAACACAACCGAGAATTCACGCTGGGGGAAAGCTCTATGAGTGCTTCGACTGTGGGAAAGCCTTTTGCCAGAGCTCAAAGCTGATTAGACATCAGAGAACTCATACTGGAGAGAGACCTTATGCATGTAAAGAATGTGGCAAAGCCTTTAGTCTGAGCTCAGACCTTGTTagacatcagagaattcatagtGGTGAAAAACCCTACGAATGTTGTGAGTGTAGAAAAGCTTTCAGGGGCAGCTCAGAGCTCATCCGGCATCGGAGAATTCACACgggagagaaaccttatgaatgtgGTGAATGTGGGAGAGCTTTCAGCCGGAGCTCAGCCCTTATTCAGCATAAGAAAATTCACACTGGAGACAAAGGCTATGAATGTATTGAATGTGGTAAGGCTTTTGGTAGAAGCTCTATCCTTACTGAACATCaaagaattcacactggagagaaaccttatgaatgtaatgaatgtggaaaatcCTTCAATCAGAGCTCAGCCCTCACCCAGCACcagagaatccacactggagaaaagCCTTATGAATGTAGTGAATGTAAGAAAACATTTAGGCATAGATCAGGCCTTATGCAGCATCAGAGAACTCACACCAGAGTTTAA